Proteins from a genomic interval of Zingiber officinale cultivar Zhangliang chromosome 2A, Zo_v1.1, whole genome shotgun sequence:
- the LOC122040546 gene encoding ankyrin repeat and zinc finger domain-containing protein 1-like → MAAAATTTSEKSRGERNRRSVFDLPSGFFESCHLLHGLRPGQAEAPYPPPAAVAAGSDGEGAEPAIDTLRIGDKGKESSSSSRWTCNTCKAEFDSLQDQRSHFKSDLHRLNVKLSIAGKSIIKEDDFDYLGGDPLFEDFDVSSISGSEVEFENDPIHNSSLSKKGDKQKLCFRIQSDKIISVWKCLLMKETEDISFKNGKPNLINGDACLEEDELINRLKTLVCEPRDKSHLRIVLLASGGHFVGCVFDGNIVIAHKTFHRYVVRAKAGKQQSAKDATGKAAHSAGSALRRYNEAALKKEVQELLISWKPFIKSSLCIFIYAPSRSHQILFDADKPQFNDHDYVIRHVPLTVHRPTLKEAKRIYEQLTNITYEADESGVPDENSSLYVGHDGKSISEPSHSMLSECSAIKESYPESSSGLESLSIASEAVTVTINRDETTPLHEAAKSGDPQQTLDLLEQGLNPCIKDGRGRTPYMLASEKEVRNTFRRFMALYPDKWDWHAANVPSPLTKELEEAQTAKQAEKDAKRKAKAKELKKLRKAKEKAKAQAALSETSSATVSKAQEAPPTGHKQQPKIKEPLLSKEEEQRRALAEEREKRAAAAERRIAALNIGLSSSKVASASLPEPTSGSSDLTCSCCNASLEGKIPFHRYNYKYCSTSCMHVHREILEDG, encoded by the exons atggcggcggcggcgacgaCGACCAGCGAGAAGAGCCGCGGGGAACGGAACCGCCGCTCCGTCTTCGATCTACCTTCTGGTTTCTTCGAATCCTGCCACTTGCTCCACGGCCTCCGTCCCGGCCAAGCCGAAGCCCCTTATCCCCCTCCCGCGGCGGTTGCCGCGGGTAGCGACGGTGAGGGAGCGGAGCCGGCAATTGATACCCTCCGCATCGGGGATAAAGGGAAGGAATCCTCGTCGTCATCGAGGTGGACGTGCAATACCTGCAAGGCGGAGTTCGATTCCCTCCAGGACCAGCGCTCCCACTTCAAATCCGACCTCCACCGCCTCAAT GTAAAGCTGAGCATTGCTGGCAAGAGTATTATCAAGGAAGATGACTTTGACTATTTGGGCGGTGATCCTCTGTTTGAAGACTTTGATGTATCTAGTATATCAGGCTCAGAAGTTGAGTTTGAAAATGATCCTATCCATAATAGTAGCCTCTCTAAGAAAGGTGATAAACAAAAGCTATGTTTTCGTATCCAATCAGACAAAATCATTTCTGTATGGAAATGTTTGCTTATGAAAGAAACTGAAGATATATCTTTTAAGAATGGTAAGCCAAACCTTATCAATGGAGATGCATGTCTAGAGGAGGATGAGTTGATTAACAGATTGAAAACGCTGGTCTGCGAGCCTAGAGATAAATCACACTTAAGGATCGTTTTGCTTGCAAGTGGTGGTCATTTTGTTGGCTGTGTTTTTGATGGGAACATTGTTATAGCACACAAGACATTTCACAG GTATGTTGTCCGGGCAAAGGCTGGTAAACAGCAATCTGCTAAAGATGCAACTGGAAAAGCAGCACATTCAGCTGGTTCAGCTCTACGTAGATATAATGAAGCTGCACTGAAGAAG GAAGTTCAAGAATTGCTTATATCATGGAAGCCATTCATCAAGTCTTCCTTGTGTATATTTATATATGCTCCTTCCAGGAGTCATCAGATCCTTTTTGATGCTGATAAGCCTCAGTTCAATGATCATGATTATGTAATTAGACATGTTCCTTTAACTGTGCATAGGCCAACTTTGAAGGAGGCCAAACGTATATATGAGCAGTTGACAAACATAACTTATGAAGCCGATGAGAGTGGAGTCCCAGACGAAAATTCATCTCTATATGTGGGTCATGATGGAAAGAGCATTTCCGAACCCAGTCATTCCATGTTGTCGGAGTGCTCagcaatcaaggaatcctatccTGAATCAAGTTCAGGACTAGAAAGTTTGTCAATCGCCAGCGAAGCAGTCACTGTGACAATTAACAGGGATGAGACAACACCTCTACATGAAGCAGCAAAATCTGGTGATCCTCAACAAACCCTTGACCTTCTCGAACAAGGTCTCAATCCCTGTATTAAAGATGGTAGGGGTCGGACTCCTTACATGTTAGCATCCGAGAAGGAAGTCCGTAACACTTTTAGAAGATTTATGGCTCTATATCCTGATAAGTGGGATTGGCATGCTGCCAATGTTCCTAGTCCACTGACAAAGGAGCTGGAAGAGGCGCAAACAGCCAAGCAG GCAGAGAAGGATGCCAAGCGGAAGGCAAAGGCTAAAGAGTTGAAGAAGTTGCGgaaagcaaaagaaaaggcaaAG GCTCAAGCTGCACTATCTGAAACTTCTTCAGCAACTGTCTCTAAAGCCCAAGAAGCACCACCTACCGGCCATAAGCAGCAGCCGAAAATCAAAGAACCTCTTTTATCTAAAGAG GAGGAACAGAGAAGAGCCCTGGCCGAAGAACGAGAAAAGAGAGCAGCTGCAGCAGAGAGGAGAATAGCAGCTCTTAATATCGGTCTATCAAGTAGCAAAGTAGCATCGGCAAGCCTCCCGGAGCCTACTAGTGGATCCAGTGACCTTACGTGCTCATGCTGCAATGCTTCCTTGGAAGGCAAAATTCCTTTCCACAGGTATAATTACAAGTACTGCAGCACCTCTTGCATGCATGTCCATAGAGAGATTCTGGAAGATGGATAG